From a region of the Impatiens glandulifera chromosome 4, dImpGla2.1, whole genome shotgun sequence genome:
- the LOC124935500 gene encoding NAC domain-containing protein 83-like yields the protein MERLNLVQSGFLTRLPTGFRFEPTDEEIILHYLHNKVMSRPLPPYFIPVIDVCKSDPWNLPGNSEKERYYFFNTHESMYPNGDMPNCSGYWKDIRINKEILVVKGTQVIVGMKKILIFYTGNSPYGSMTDWIMHQYSIPASAAADGPGGSVINPLKKIKLSEGSNDAAVAMDDYYWVLNKVFRKQISERMMRFISNRNAAPASSDSSVITIENSPTREPDHQEEASSRNP from the exons ATGGAGAGGCTCAATTTAGTCCAGAGTGGTTTCTTAACGAGACTTCCAACTGGTTTCCGATTTGAACCTACGGATGAAGAGATCATTCTTCATTACCTGCACAACAAGGTCATGTCCCGCCCATTACCCCCTTACTTCATACCAGTAATCGATGTCTGCAAATCTGATCCATGGAATTTGCCAG GTAATTCGGAAAAGGAGAGGTACTATTTCTTCAACACCCATGAATCTATGTACCCAAATGGGGACATGCCCAACTGCTCTGGCTACTGGAAGGACATCCGgattaataaagaaattttgGTTGTTAAGGGAACTCAGGTAATAGTGGGGATGAAGAAAATCCTTATCTTTTACACAGGAAACTCTCCCTACGGTTCCATGACAGACTGGATTATGCATCAGTATAGCATACCTGCTTCCGCCGCCGCCGATGGCCCAGGCGGTTCAGTCATCAATCCCCTAAAGAAGATCAAACTTTCGGAG GGCTCGAATGATGCTGCGGTCGCCATGGATGATTACTACTGGGTTTTGAACAAGGTTTTTAGGAAACAGATTAGTGAAAGGATGATGCGGTTCATCTCCAATCGGAACGCTGCTCCTGCTTCTTCCGATTCCAGTGTGATTACGATCGAAAACTCTCCTACCCGTGAACCAGATCATCAGGAGGAGGCAAGCAGCAGGAATCCTTAG